In the Arthrobacter sp. 31Y genome, one interval contains:
- a CDS encoding MFS transporter, whose amino-acid sequence MTESPRSVKAPRIRPEKTPLPRDIKVMLAAAFLIALGFGLVAPVLPQFATTFDVGATAAAVIVSIFAFMRLVFAPAGGALIGRFGERNVYVTGLLIVAVSTAACAFAQDYWQLLIFRGLGGAGSVMFTVAAMGLLIRLAPPERRGRVSGAYASAFLIGSVLGPVVGGLLAGFGLRVPFLAYAGALLVAALVVRTMLSGEGKAAQDTAPAPAMTLKEALADSAYRAAIFSSFGNGWVTFGVRMATIPLFAVAVLQSAPETAAWALAIFAVGNALALTFSGRLADAWGRKPLLIPGLLITGAATGVIGLTTDLTGFLIASAVAGFGSGLLGPAQQAAVADVIGRGRSGGKVLAIFQMAADTGAIVGPIVAGLLADRLGYGWAFGITGGVLLLTAAAWLPAREPLKPKN is encoded by the coding sequence ATGACCGAGTCGCCCAGATCCGTCAAAGCCCCAAGGATCAGGCCGGAGAAGACTCCTCTTCCGCGCGATATCAAGGTGATGTTGGCTGCGGCGTTCCTGATCGCCTTGGGCTTTGGCCTGGTGGCCCCGGTCCTGCCGCAGTTCGCCACGACCTTCGACGTCGGCGCCACTGCTGCCGCCGTCATCGTGAGTATCTTCGCGTTCATGCGGTTGGTCTTTGCACCTGCAGGCGGCGCTTTGATCGGACGGTTCGGAGAGCGGAATGTCTACGTCACCGGTTTGCTGATCGTGGCAGTCTCCACCGCGGCATGTGCCTTCGCACAGGACTATTGGCAACTACTGATCTTTCGTGGTCTCGGTGGAGCCGGCTCAGTGATGTTTACTGTTGCCGCCATGGGACTGCTCATCCGCCTCGCGCCGCCCGAGCGTCGGGGGCGCGTGTCCGGTGCCTACGCCTCGGCGTTCCTGATAGGAAGTGTTCTGGGTCCGGTAGTGGGTGGTTTGCTGGCGGGCTTCGGCCTCCGGGTACCCTTCCTTGCCTACGCAGGAGCGTTGTTGGTGGCCGCCCTGGTGGTGCGCACCATGCTCAGCGGGGAAGGCAAGGCAGCACAAGACACCGCACCTGCCCCGGCCATGACCCTCAAGGAAGCCTTGGCGGACTCTGCCTACCGCGCTGCCATCTTTTCGAGTTTCGGCAACGGCTGGGTGACGTTCGGAGTCCGGATGGCCACCATCCCGCTGTTCGCAGTTGCTGTCCTGCAGTCAGCGCCTGAGACCGCCGCATGGGCGCTGGCCATCTTTGCCGTGGGCAACGCCCTTGCCCTGACGTTCAGCGGGCGGCTCGCGGACGCTTGGGGACGTAAGCCACTGCTGATTCCCGGTTTGCTCATCACTGGCGCGGCCACCGGCGTCATCGGGCTCACCACTGATCTGACGGGATTCCTCATCGCTTCCGCGGTGGCAGGTTTCGGCTCCGGATTGCTGGGGCCGGCGCAGCAGGCCGCCGTCGCCGATGTCATTGGCCGCGGCCGCTCGGGAGGGAAAGTCCTGGCTATCTTCCAAATGGCGGCTGATACGGGCGCGATCGTCGGTCCGATCGTGGCCGGGCTGCTCGCTGACCGCCTTGGCTACGGCTGGGCGTTCGGCATCACCGGAGGCGTGCTCCTCCTCACCGCCGCGGCGTGGCTGCCGGCACGGGAACCCCTTAAACCCAAAAACTGA
- a CDS encoding ammonium transporter: MELTAGHVWVMVAAALVLFMTPGLAFFYGGMTRAKAALNMMMMSFISIGIVGVVWVLWGASMSSGEGFMQIVGNPFAAFGLAGVETTPDAMIKIGYAATFAIITVALISGAIADRAKFGAWSIFVPVWVTLVYCPLAYMVWGGGLFGPEGAIGKALGPAIDFAGGTVVHINAGVAALVLVLIIGNRRGFGKDPNHRPHNIPFVMLGAAILWFGWFGFNGGAATTAEQAGLIWINTLAAPAAAMIGWLITERIRDGHPTSLGAASGVVAGLVAITPACANVDPIGALGLGVVAGVASALAVGLKFRWGFDDSLDVVGVHLVSGIIGTVALGFIAKSTDGVGGGLFYGGGMTQMWAQLAAAGIAIAFSAIMTAIIAFAIHKTMGFRVSTEQENVGVDLSLHAETAYEFGVNGHGGSFQPLHNAVTGKTDPAAAKTPAEGKESVQA, encoded by the coding sequence ATGGAACTTACCGCAGGTCACGTATGGGTCATGGTGGCGGCGGCGCTTGTGCTGTTCATGACACCTGGTCTGGCATTTTTCTACGGCGGCATGACACGCGCCAAAGCAGCCCTGAACATGATGATGATGAGCTTCATCTCCATCGGCATCGTGGGCGTCGTCTGGGTGTTGTGGGGCGCCTCGATGAGCTCGGGCGAAGGCTTCATGCAGATTGTGGGTAACCCGTTTGCTGCCTTCGGTCTGGCCGGAGTGGAGACCACCCCCGACGCGATGATCAAGATTGGGTACGCGGCAACCTTTGCCATCATCACCGTAGCCCTCATCAGCGGCGCCATCGCTGACCGCGCCAAGTTCGGTGCCTGGAGCATCTTCGTTCCGGTATGGGTCACCCTGGTGTACTGCCCCTTGGCATACATGGTCTGGGGCGGTGGCCTCTTCGGCCCCGAAGGCGCAATCGGCAAGGCCCTGGGCCCTGCCATCGACTTTGCCGGAGGCACTGTAGTCCACATCAACGCAGGCGTCGCAGCACTCGTCCTGGTACTCATCATCGGCAACCGCCGCGGCTTCGGCAAGGACCCGAACCACCGCCCGCACAACATCCCCTTTGTGATGCTCGGTGCTGCAATTCTCTGGTTCGGCTGGTTCGGCTTCAACGGTGGCGCAGCTACCACCGCAGAGCAGGCGGGCTTGATCTGGATCAACACCCTGGCAGCCCCGGCGGCAGCCATGATCGGCTGGCTCATCACCGAACGCATTCGTGACGGCCACCCGACGTCGCTCGGCGCAGCATCCGGTGTTGTAGCCGGCCTGGTAGCCATTACGCCGGCCTGCGCAAACGTGGACCCCATTGGTGCCCTCGGCCTGGGTGTAGTCGCCGGTGTTGCCTCTGCCTTGGCGGTCGGCCTGAAGTTCCGTTGGGGCTTCGACGACTCCTTGGACGTTGTAGGCGTCCACCTCGTCTCCGGCATCATTGGCACTGTAGCCCTTGGCTTCATCGCCAAGTCCACTGACGGAGTGGGCGGCGGTCTCTTCTACGGCGGCGGCATGACCCAGATGTGGGCACAGCTCGCAGCAGCCGGTATCGCCATCGCATTCTCGGCCATCATGACGGCCATCATCGCCTTCGCCATCCACAAGACCATGGGCTTCAGGGTCTCCACGGAGCAGGAGAACGTTGGCGTCGACCTCAGCCTCCACGCTGAGACGGCCTACGAGTTCGGAGTCAACGGCCACGGTGGCAGCTTCCAGCCGCTGCACAATGCCGTGACAGGAAAGACCGACCCCGCTGCAGCCAAGACCCCCGCAGAAGGCAAGGAGAGTGTCCAGGCATGA
- a CDS encoding glucose-6-phosphate dehydrogenase, producing the protein MAANAARHSPDHSCPGKGASANKAESTTGLDYLGYQVAPARWHAGTVTSKTTVKTLLILGASGDLTGRLLLPGLAGLLASGRAPGLRLVGAGSDPWTPEQWQERVNTAFAVASSAADEAGRADVAAVAAATEYHQVDVTADGPLAELLTRLEGPVAIYFALPPHVSQKACEVLHPDQLPPGTRLVMEKPFGSGTESAHQLNKTLAALVPEDHIHRVDHFLGKATVLNVLGLRFANRFLEPVWNRDHIEKVEVIFDEDLALEGRARYYDTAGALRDMIQSHLLHIMAFLAIDAPATIEERDLRDAVATVLRASSIKAPYSDSTRRARYTAGTLGERTVPDYAAEEGVDPSRNTETLAEVRVEIDNWRWKGVPFILRSGKALGRRRKEAVITFRPVPHLPKGFSGVDSPNQLRIGFGPDVLQLDVDVNGPGDIFTLDRASLVAQLNAAGMLPYGEVLEGILNGDPLLSVRGDTAEDCWRIIEPVLRAWETGDVPLEDYDAGSAGPASWPTDVVD; encoded by the coding sequence ATGGCGGCCAATGCGGCACGCCATAGTCCTGATCATTCTTGCCCCGGCAAAGGTGCCTCAGCCAACAAAGCTGAATCGACTACGGGACTCGACTATCTAGGGTACCAAGTCGCACCTGCAAGATGGCATGCTGGCACAGTGACCAGCAAAACAACTGTAAAAACGTTGCTCATCCTCGGCGCGTCCGGGGACCTGACAGGCAGGCTGCTTCTGCCCGGACTGGCCGGACTCCTGGCTTCCGGCAGGGCGCCCGGCCTTCGCTTGGTGGGGGCGGGATCTGACCCCTGGACCCCTGAACAGTGGCAGGAACGCGTCAACACGGCGTTCGCTGTGGCATCAAGTGCCGCCGACGAAGCGGGCCGCGCCGATGTAGCCGCCGTAGCAGCGGCCACCGAATACCACCAGGTGGACGTCACCGCTGACGGCCCGTTGGCCGAGCTGCTGACCCGGCTGGAGGGTCCGGTTGCCATCTACTTCGCCTTGCCGCCCCACGTCAGCCAGAAGGCCTGCGAGGTTCTCCACCCGGATCAGCTACCCCCGGGAACGCGCTTGGTGATGGAAAAGCCGTTCGGCTCCGGAACAGAATCTGCGCACCAGCTCAACAAGACACTCGCCGCACTGGTCCCCGAGGACCACATCCACCGCGTGGACCATTTCCTGGGGAAAGCCACGGTACTGAACGTCCTGGGTCTCCGTTTCGCCAACAGGTTCCTGGAGCCCGTGTGGAACCGGGACCACATTGAGAAGGTTGAGGTCATCTTTGATGAAGACCTGGCACTTGAGGGCAGGGCCCGGTACTACGACACTGCCGGCGCCCTTCGCGACATGATCCAGAGCCATCTCCTGCACATCATGGCATTCCTTGCGATCGATGCCCCGGCCACCATCGAGGAACGGGACCTGCGTGACGCCGTGGCTACGGTCCTGCGGGCCAGCAGCATCAAAGCCCCATACAGCGACTCCACTCGCCGCGCCCGGTACACCGCGGGAACGCTCGGGGAACGGACGGTGCCGGACTACGCTGCCGAGGAAGGCGTAGACCCTTCCCGCAACACCGAAACCCTGGCCGAAGTCCGGGTGGAGATAGACAACTGGCGGTGGAAGGGTGTCCCGTTCATCCTTCGCTCCGGCAAGGCCTTGGGACGCCGCCGCAAGGAAGCCGTGATCACCTTCCGCCCTGTCCCCCACCTGCCCAAGGGCTTCTCCGGCGTGGACTCTCCCAACCAGCTGCGGATCGGCTTCGGTCCGGATGTACTTCAACTCGACGTCGATGTGAACGGCCCCGGCGACATCTTCACGCTGGACCGTGCAAGTTTGGTGGCCCAGCTCAACGCGGCCGGAATGCTCCCCTACGGTGAGGTGCTGGAGGGCATCCTCAACGGCGATCCCTTGTTGTCTGTTCGGGGTGATACTGCCGAGGACTGCTGGCGGATCATCGAACCGGTCCTCCGCGCCTGGGAGACCGGAGACGTCCCACTGGAAGATTACGACGCCGGCAGCGCGGGGCCGGCGAGCTGGCCCACCGACGTCGTGGACTAA
- a CDS encoding P-II family nitrogen regulator: MKLITAIVRPEKLEAVREGLESYGVQGLTVSAASGYGRQRGYTEVYRGAEYNVDLLPKIRIEVLATDEQADDILDVLIASSNTGRAGDGKVWTVDVYEAVRVRTGERGAAAI, encoded by the coding sequence ATGAAGCTCATCACAGCGATCGTCCGTCCCGAAAAGCTTGAAGCAGTCCGGGAAGGCCTCGAATCATACGGGGTCCAGGGCCTGACGGTCAGCGCGGCAAGCGGCTACGGCCGCCAGCGCGGCTACACCGAGGTGTACCGCGGAGCAGAGTACAACGTGGATCTGCTGCCGAAGATCCGGATCGAGGTCCTTGCCACGGACGAGCAGGCAGACGACATCCTGGATGTCCTCATCGCCAGCTCAAATACAGGCCGCGCCGGTGACGGCAAGGTCTGGACAGTGGATGTTTACGAAGCAGTCCGGGTCAGGACCGGGGAGCGCGGCGCAGCCGCAATCTAA